One Helianthus annuus cultivar XRQ/B chromosome 7, HanXRQr2.0-SUNRISE, whole genome shotgun sequence genomic region harbors:
- the LOC118480619 gene encoding NADH-ubiquinone oxidoreductase chain 3-like, with product MSEFAPTCIYLVISPLVTLIPHSVPFPFASNSLTYPEKLSSYECGFDPFGDARRRFDIRFYLVSILFIIPDPEVTFSFPWAVPLNKIDPFGSWSTMAFLLILTIGSLYEWKRGASDRE from the coding sequence ATGTCAGAATTTGCACCTACTTGTATCTATTTAGTGATTAGTCCGCTAGTTACTTTGATCCCACACAGTGTTCCTTTTCCATTTGCTTCCAATAGTTTGACCTATCCAGAAAAATTGTCGTCCTACGAATGTGGTTTCGATCCTTTCGGTGATGCCAGAAGACGTTTTGATATACGATTTTATCTTGTTTCTATTTTATTTATTATCCCTGATCCGGAAGTCACCTTTTCCTTTCCTTGGGCAGTACCTCTCAACAAGATTGATCCCTTTGGATCTTGGTCCACGATGGCCTTTTTATTGATTTTGACGATTGGATCTCTCTATGAATGGAAAAGGGGTGCTTCGGATCGGGAGTAA